Part of the Deinococcus misasensis DSM 22328 genome is shown below.
ATCCCCCGCTGGGCAGAAGCCTTGAAAAAACGCCGCAGCCAGCTTGGCCTGTCTCAGGAAGAGGTGGCCCGCAAGTGCGGAGAGCAACTGGCCCAGCGCACCGTTTCCGCTCTGGAAAACGGGGTCATCCACCTGACCGACCTTTCGGTGGCCCGCCTGATCGCCCTGTCCAGAGCCCTCAGTTGGACCCTCTATGACCTTCAGCAAGCCACCCGACTGGACCTCGGCATTGAGACCCCACAAGGCCGCCTCTCCCCTGCTCCGGTGCAAAGCCTGCCCCTTTACCCCCTTTCGGAAGCCAGCAAGCCTCTGGACCAGATGGTTCCTTTCAAAGACATCCTGGCTCCGGTCTGGCTTCGTGACCTCCGACCCGGCCTCAAGGTGTTCTTTGAGGGGGGCAGTCCGACCCTTGGAGGCAAAATGCACCACATCGACACCCTCGACCAGCACCTCGAACCCGACCATGCCTACCTGATCCTTGACCAAGACCACCCCATCATCTGTGCCTATCAAGAAAGCCGCTCGAGAGAGGGCATCATCGGTGTTTTTGT
Proteins encoded:
- a CDS encoding helix-turn-helix transcriptional regulator, whose protein sequence is MPPKAQAARDIPRWAEALKKRRSQLGLSQEEVARKCGEQLAQRTVSALENGVIHLTDLSVARLIALSRALSWTLYDLQQATRLDLGIETPQGRLSPAPVQSLPLYPLSEASKPLDQMVPFKDILAPVWLRDLRPGLKVFFEGGSPTLGGKMHHIDTLDQHLEPDHAYLILDQDHPIICAYQESRSREGIIGVFVTPQNRFLPAEAVSVLGKRYVLSSIERH